One Candidatus Bathyarchaeota archaeon DNA window includes the following coding sequences:
- a CDS encoding QueT transporter family protein yields the protein MKSKDISLAAVFAAMYASLVYLFAPISFSALQFRVAGILRPAIAKKWTLAIGYAVGVFVGNIFSPYVGFHELVFMPLMSLIAGLCGYAAGLRFDKSYFVTGFVIATIISASVSWMLDQLLGLPMWATMPYLFASEQIVCLTGAVFFRLIDKRFRWWQ from the coding sequence TTGAAGAGTAAAGATATTTCGTTGGCCGCTGTATTTGCTGCGATGTACGCGTCCTTGGTCTACTTGTTTGCCCCAATATCCTTTTCAGCTCTGCAGTTTAGGGTTGCAGGCATCCTCAGGCCCGCTATTGCAAAAAAATGGACGTTGGCTATTGGCTACGCTGTTGGAGTATTCGTCGGAAACATTTTCAGCCCTTATGTCGGTTTTCATGAACTCGTTTTCATGCCTCTGATGAGTTTGATCGCTGGACTATGTGGATATGCAGCTGGTCTAAGGTTTGATAAGAGCTACTTTGTCACCGGATTCGTCATTGCTACAATTATCTCAGCAAGCGTCAGTTGGATGCTTGATCAGCTTTTAGGTTTGCCGATGTGGGCTACTATGCCATATCTCTTTGCAAGCGAGCAGATAGTATGCCTAACAGGTGCCGTCTTCTTTAGACTTATAGACAAAAGGTTTAGATGGTGGCAGTGA
- a CDS encoding ABC transporter ATP-binding protein codes for MSKIIVRTIGLSKTYRRGLITIKALNNVDLQIAEGEIACIMGPSGSGKTTLLNLIGGLDKPTHGKVFVDGTDITSLNDRALANYRLRKVGFIFQFYNLIPTLTALENVEVPLAFAKVPKDERKARALNLLRTVGLEDRADHKPDELSGGEQQRVAIARALANNPTLILADEPTGDLDSKSAVSFMKIVKELNAKEGRTFIIVTHDPLVVEQCSRLFTIRDGQIESIH; via the coding sequence ATGTCTAAAATCATTGTTAGAACCATTGGATTATCAAAGACTTATAGGCGGGGGCTCATCACTATCAAAGCCCTAAATAACGTGGATCTACAGATAGCTGAGGGAGAGATTGCATGCATAATGGGTCCCTCGGGGTCAGGGAAGACAACGCTTCTCAACCTCATAGGAGGCTTGGATAAGCCTACCCATGGCAAAGTCTTCGTCGACGGCACTGACATAACAAGCCTAAACGATAGAGCTCTTGCTAACTATAGGCTTAGAAAAGTAGGATTCATATTCCAGTTCTATAACCTAATACCGACATTAACAGCGCTCGAGAATGTAGAGGTTCCACTAGCATTCGCAAAAGTTCCGAAAGATGAGAGGAAGGCTCGTGCATTAAACCTGCTTAGAACTGTTGGGCTGGAGGATCGGGCTGACCACAAACCGGACGAGCTAAGCGGAGGTGAACAGCAAAGGGTCGCAATTGCAAGAGCCTTAGCGAACAATCCCACATTGATATTGGCTGACGAACCTACGGGCGATCTGGATTCCAAATCGGCGGTCTCATTCATGAAGATTGTCAAGGAGCTCAACGCAAAGGAGGGTAGGACATTCATTATCGTAACTCATGATCCACTAGTCGTTGAACAGTGTTCAAGACTTTTCACAATACGGGATGGGCAGATAGAATCTATACATTGA
- a CDS encoding ABC transporter permease, translating to MSFELSLALRNLGRRKLRTGLTVSGIVVGITLMFVLMSLISTMDVQSRRMIRALGGADITVSNSTRMGRFGFEGFLMTTITMDQSIMNIIKDIAGVYAVSPQLSLNGFVNGNRCSLNGIDPETYYIVVGDLNIVSGRTLSRDDNYRIVLGRTLADNAGIGVGQTVTVGMNSTSGYRFTVIGIFETGMPFQEMVGYILLSDAQAISNQEGLVTQILVKCIDPNDVSTITEKISNMIPGVRVTVPTGTVQQASQMLNTLTMFFATIGLVALVAGSFGVVNTMVMSVSERTREIGTLKAIGAKNIEILKIFLTEALLIGLLGGLIGVGAGIALSYLFPYLSQFIGFIPTGGTPFGRMGPGLRGASTITLTPTLDPLIIFFCLSLGILVGVLAGLYPAWRASRMKPVEALRHV from the coding sequence ATGTCTTTTGAGTTGAGCTTGGCCCTTCGAAACTTAGGAAGGAGAAAACTCCGCACAGGGCTAACTGTTTCAGGCATCGTTGTCGGAATCACTCTAATGTTTGTACTCATGTCTCTTATCTCAACTATGGACGTGCAGTCTAGGCGGATGATTAGAGCACTTGGTGGCGCAGATATAACAGTCTCTAACTCCACTAGGATGGGACGCTTCGGATTCGAAGGCTTTCTGATGACAACTATAACAATGGACCAATCAATTATGAATATCATAAAAGACATCGCAGGAGTATATGCTGTCTCTCCCCAGCTCTCTCTGAACGGATTTGTTAACGGTAATCGCTGCTCTCTAAACGGTATAGACCCAGAAACCTACTATATTGTAGTAGGAGATCTAAACATCGTGAGCGGAAGAACACTCTCAAGAGATGATAATTATAGGATTGTCCTAGGACGAACATTGGCGGATAACGCAGGAATAGGTGTTGGACAGACCGTTACAGTTGGTATGAACTCAACAAGCGGCTACAGATTCACTGTTATCGGAATATTCGAGACAGGAATGCCATTCCAAGAGATGGTCGGCTACATTCTTTTGAGTGACGCTCAAGCCATATCAAATCAAGAAGGTTTAGTAACTCAGATACTTGTAAAATGCATCGACCCAAATGATGTGAGCACCATTACTGAGAAGATTTCAAACATGATCCCTGGAGTGAGAGTGACGGTGCCTACGGGAACAGTCCAGCAAGCATCCCAGATGCTGAATACGTTAACTATGTTCTTTGCCACGATAGGCCTAGTCGCATTGGTAGCGGGTAGCTTCGGCGTTGTCAATACGATGGTCATGTCCGTAAGTGAGAGAACCCGTGAAATTGGGACATTAAAAGCCATCGGTGCAAAGAACATCGAGATATTAAAGATATTCCTTACTGAGGCATTATTAATCGGTCTTCTAGGAGGCTTGATTGGGGTCGGAGCAGGTATAGCCCTATCCTACCTATTTCCGTATCTATCCCAGTTCATTGGCTTCATACCAACAGGAGGTACACCATTCGGCAGAATGGGACCAGGCCTAAGAGGGGCATCAACAATAACCCTGACGCCCACATTGGACCCGCTGATCATATTCTTCTGTCTCTCTTTAGGCATCTTAGTAGGTGTTCTAGCCGGACTTTATCCGGCATGGCGTGCTTCACGCATGAAGCCTGTGGAGGCGCTTAGACATGTCTAA
- a CDS encoding class I SAM-dependent methyltransferase produces the protein MLREATLEDLQTSRTLQTLLQQDKLTNKIISYIDARLDRRERLCDLGCGCGFIPYFIGHCLCFKETYGVDINDERIFIASKRLMRVYKVDLETDKLPFPERFFDLVTSFGVLEHLRFFDNALMESYRILDDEGLLLVSIPNLADWVNRLKLFLGLQPHGVVVSKMANGGIDHIHTCTLRTLENLLYRYGFRPLKAYGARAVFRSNRLLEILDYAFSKIPSTSASFFIICEKNRNSTS, from the coding sequence ATGCTTCGAGAAGCAACACTTGAGGACTTGCAAACAAGTAGAACTCTGCAAACGCTTCTTCAACAAGATAAACTTACAAATAAAATTATCTCTTATATTGATGCACGCCTAGATAGAAGAGAAAGATTATGTGATCTAGGTTGTGGATGTGGCTTCATCCCGTATTTCATAGGTCATTGTCTCTGCTTTAAAGAGACTTATGGAGTAGATATTAATGATGAGAGGATCTTCATTGCCAGTAAAAGATTAATGAGAGTTTATAAAGTAGACTTAGAGACAGATAAATTGCCTTTTCCTGAGAGATTCTTTGATCTTGTCACATCATTTGGCGTTCTTGAACATCTAAGATTCTTTGATAACGCTCTTATGGAGTCTTACCGCATTCTTGATGATGAAGGGCTATTATTAGTCTCAATACCGAATTTAGCCGACTGGGTTAACAGGTTAAAGCTCTTTCTAGGTCTGCAACCTCACGGAGTAGTCGTATCAAAGATGGCTAATGGAGGGATAGATCACATTCATACATGCACGTTAAGAACACTGGAAAATCTACTATATCGATACGGATTTAGGCCCTTGAAGGCTTATGGTGCAAGAGCCGTTTTCAGATCAAACAGACTGTTGGAAATCTTGGACTATGCATTTTCAAAGATACCGAGCACGAGCGCAAGTTTCTTTATAATATGTGAAAAGAATAGAAATTCAACATCATAA
- a CDS encoding 30S ribosomal protein S27ae yields MSQKKEKSVHSYYKIEGSKVKRLLPTCERCGAGYFMADHGDRYSCGHCGFTRYKSENSLKKENSHFE; encoded by the coding sequence ATGTCGCAAAAGAAGGAGAAATCCGTGCATTCCTACTACAAGATTGAAGGGTCAAAGGTCAAAAGGCTGTTACCGACATGTGAAAGATGCGGCGCCGGATACTTCATGGCTGATCATGGAGATCGCTACTCTTGTGGACACTGCGGCTTTACAAGATATAAGTCGGAAAACTCTTTGAAAAAAGAGAATTCGCACTTTGAGTGA
- a CDS encoding metallophosphoesterase, whose protein sequence is MEKIDMRIGIISDTHDRLELIDNIVRRLNEEKLDLVLHAGDYIAPFVVERFRPLNMKMIGVLGNNDAERTLLTEKFKQIDKQITGKFAEIIADGLKIALLHGEEDLLLNSIIKTGYYDVVVHGHTHRAEIRREGNTVIVNPGEVCGYLSNQSTYAILNTEPFDVKICLIDK, encoded by the coding sequence TTGGAGAAGATAGATATGCGAATAGGGATAATTTCTGACACCCATGACAGGCTTGAACTAATAGATAATATCGTTCGCAGGCTGAATGAGGAGAAACTGGATCTGGTTCTCCATGCAGGGGACTATATAGCACCCTTTGTAGTGGAGCGATTTAGACCGTTAAATATGAAGATGATAGGCGTCTTAGGTAATAATGATGCGGAGAGAACGTTGCTTACCGAAAAATTCAAACAGATAGATAAGCAGATTACGGGTAAATTCGCTGAGATAATCGCCGACGGCTTAAAGATAGCATTACTTCATGGCGAGGAGGATTTGCTGCTGAACTCTATAATCAAGACTGGATACTATGATGTCGTTGTACATGGGCATACGCATCGCGCTGAAATAAGAAGAGAAGGAAATACTGTTATCGTAAACCCAGGCGAAGTTTGTGGCTATCTAAGCAACCAATCAACTTACGCAATTCTCAACACAGAACCTTTTGATGTCAAGATATGTCTAATTGATAAATGA
- the rps24e gene encoding 30S ribosomal protein S24e has translation MKVSIIDQSRNELLKRLEVKFQVEHPNDGTPSRLEVREKIANKLGIDVERVYVRKMETKSGVRVAVGEAMIYDTVDQAKYVEPEHIILRNVKKKEEKVQ, from the coding sequence ATGAAGGTTTCAATCATAGATCAGAGTCGTAACGAACTGTTAAAGAGGTTAGAAGTGAAATTCCAGGTCGAGCATCCAAACGATGGAACGCCGTCCAGGTTAGAAGTTAGAGAAAAGATTGCGAATAAACTTGGAATTGACGTAGAGAGGGTGTATGTAAGAAAGATGGAGACAAAAAGTGGGGTCAGAGTAGCCGTCGGAGAAGCAATGATTTACGACACAGTCGACCAAGCTAAATATGTTGAACCGGAACACATAATACTCAGGAACGTCAAGAAGAAGGAAGAAAAGGTGCAATAA
- a CDS encoding DNA-directed RNA polymerase, with protein sequence MGRSGWKTFNIVTLEDSVRIPPDKFGQPLEVIAREQLKMRYEGIIDEELGYVIAVTDIEVSPVGKIIPGDGATYHKVNFTLLTFYPKLQEVVEGEVVEIADFGAFVRIGPVDALIHVSQIMDDFISYDDKQGILMGKETKRKVTTGDRMRVRITAVSLGRGGSFGKIGVTARQPFLGNIEWIEQDIKGAKQKTAEKE encoded by the coding sequence GTGGGAAGGAGCGGTTGGAAGACGTTCAATATCGTGACGTTAGAGGATTCGGTTCGGATTCCACCTGACAAATTCGGCCAGCCGCTTGAGGTAATAGCCCGTGAGCAGCTGAAGATGAGATACGAAGGCATAATCGACGAAGAACTGGGCTATGTTATCGCCGTAACAGACATCGAAGTCTCGCCTGTAGGAAAAATCATACCTGGAGATGGTGCAACCTATCATAAAGTGAATTTTACTCTATTAACTTTCTATCCGAAGCTGCAAGAAGTTGTTGAAGGAGAAGTTGTCGAAATCGCAGACTTCGGTGCATTCGTCAGAATTGGACCAGTTGACGCTCTGATCCATGTATCGCAGATTATGGATGACTTCATCTCATATGATGATAAGCAAGGGATACTGATGGGAAAAGAGACCAAAAGAAAAGTGACAACAGGAGATCGAATGAGAGTGCGCATAACCGCTGTATCCCTAGGTCGCGGAGGAAGCTTCGGAAAGATAGGCGTCACCGCGAGACAGCCATTCCTAGGGAATATTGAATGGATAGAGCAGGACATAAAAGGCGCCAAGCAGAAGACTGCGGAAAAAGAATAA
- a CDS encoding winged helix-turn-helix domain-containing protein: MAYRYRPLRYVLGWLIAGTRGGATRAQIIKALKESPKNANQLANLLGMDYRTIRHHLEVLEENKIITSAGGRYGLTYFLTQEMEENYALFEEILEKIWEKEKRRKE; the protein is encoded by the coding sequence ATGGCTTATAGATATCGCCCCTTACGATATGTTCTGGGATGGTTGATAGCTGGCACAAGGGGCGGGGCTACGCGTGCTCAGATAATAAAGGCTCTTAAAGAGTCACCAAAAAATGCTAATCAGCTGGCGAATCTTCTAGGGATGGACTATAGAACTATTAGGCATCATCTTGAGGTTCTAGAAGAGAATAAGATTATAACCTCTGCTGGTGGCAGGTATGGTCTCACATACTTTCTAACCCAAGAGATGGAGGAGAACTATGCTCTGTTCGAGGAGATTTTGGAGAAAATTTGGGAAAAAGAAAAAAGGAGGAAAGAGTGA
- a CDS encoding GTP-dependent dephospho-CoA kinase family protein, giving the protein MTDELRAELKRPLGLLLKNSNTPAVEKLRDILEAKKPKKLIAVGDRVSRDLLKNGIRPDMVIIDYKIMREPVDPLDFQAEKTFHLENRAGTISEDSWKIIGDAARYNGTTKIVVEGEEDLLTLVAVSCSPSGSLVIYGQPREGIVVVEVTDSAKEKVKDIIRRMRQEVSKN; this is encoded by the coding sequence TTGACAGATGAATTAAGGGCTGAATTGAAAAGGCCGCTTGGATTGCTCCTTAAAAATTCAAATACACCTGCAGTTGAAAAACTACGAGATATTTTAGAAGCAAAAAAGCCTAAAAAGTTGATCGCTGTGGGGGATAGGGTTTCTAGGGATCTGTTAAAAAACGGTATCCGCCCAGATATGGTAATCATAGATTATAAGATTATGAGGGAACCAGTTGACCCGCTTGACTTTCAAGCTGAGAAAACATTTCACCTAGAGAATAGAGCTGGAACAATATCCGAAGACTCTTGGAAAATAATTGGAGACGCCGCGAGATATAATGGGACAACAAAGATTGTAGTTGAAGGGGAGGAGGATCTATTAACGCTTGTTGCCGTATCATGTTCGCCATCGGGGTCCCTTGTAATCTATGGCCAGCCTCGGGAAGGAATTGTGGTCGTGGAGGTCACAGACTCAGCAAAGGAAAAAGTTAAAGATATAATTCGGAGAATGAGACAAGAGGTCTCGAAAAACTAA
- a CDS encoding endonuclease V, whose amino-acid sequence MSVSILPHLRISLEEARRMQNLLKERIVIEDCLPSKINLVAGVDVAYSGDFAFGAVAVLDYESFQVVEKQTSMETVYFPYVPTLLSFREIRPAYSAVKRLRTRPDVFLVDGHGYAHPSHLGFATHLGLLLDAPTIGVAKGLLCGEVIETNERTHKLIVHEGKIIGAEVSTRPNVKPIYVSQGYKISLDNAIKIVVHCAGRYRIPAPLREAHITAQERKREEKCGPPVHHIRK is encoded by the coding sequence ATGTCTGTTTCTATTCTTCCTCATCTTAGAATCTCTTTGGAGGAGGCGAGAAGAATGCAAAATCTTCTTAAAGAGAGAATAGTCATTGAAGACTGCTTGCCGAGTAAAATAAATCTTGTTGCAGGTGTAGACGTGGCATATTCAGGCGATTTTGCATTTGGAGCCGTCGCCGTATTAGATTATGAATCGTTTCAGGTTGTTGAGAAGCAAACGTCAATGGAGACCGTCTATTTTCCTTACGTGCCAACACTATTATCTTTTAGGGAGATACGTCCAGCCTATTCAGCAGTTAAGAGGCTTAGGACGAGACCTGACGTGTTCCTGGTTGATGGACATGGATATGCTCATCCATCCCATCTAGGTTTTGCAACACATCTAGGTTTACTGCTTGATGCTCCTACAATTGGGGTCGCCAAAGGTTTGCTTTGCGGCGAGGTCATCGAAACTAATGAGAGAACGCATAAACTGATAGTCCACGAAGGAAAGATCATAGGCGCCGAGGTCTCGACAAGACCGAATGTTAAGCCGATATATGTAAGTCAAGGATACAAGATCTCTTTAGATAATGCGATAAAGATAGTAGTTCATTGTGCAGGACGGTACAGGATCCCTGCGCCTCTAAGAGAGGCTCATATAACTGCTCAGGAGAGAAAGAGAGAAGAAAAATGTGGCCCACCAGTCCACCATATACGTAAATAA
- a CDS encoding DNA-directed RNA polymerase, subunit E'' yields the protein MVEKACRNCHLISDQNTCPNCKSSDLSEDFTGLAIILDPERSAIANIMKIDRKGRYAIKIR from the coding sequence ATGGTGGAAAAGGCCTGCAGAAACTGCCACCTAATTTCCGACCAGAATACGTGTCCAAACTGTAAATCCTCTGACCTTAGCGAAGATTTCACTGGCTTAGCAATAATACTTGACCCGGAGAGATCTGCGATCGCCAATATAATGAAAATAGACCGAAAGGGCCGCTACGCCATTAAGATAAGGTGA